The Streptomyces camelliae genome window below encodes:
- a CDS encoding spermidine synthase, translating to MNESIPVLRTTDHGTAKLMPDVDRARAWLLTVDGAPQSYVDLDDPAHLEFEYARRLGYVLDAVAEAGRALDVVHLGGGALTLPRYVAATRLGSRQDVVEADAGLLDLVAEHLPLPAGSGVALHAADARAWLEGAPDDHADVLIADVFGGSRVPAHLTTLAYARAAERVLRADGVYLANLADQAPFAFLRSQLATFAEHFEELVLIAEPGVLRGRRFGNAVLAASHRPLDIAALARRCAADAFPARVEHGAAVREFIDGARAVEEADAVPSPEPPAGAFGIG from the coding sequence GTGAACGAATCGATACCCGTGCTCCGCACCACCGACCACGGCACCGCCAAGCTCATGCCCGATGTCGACCGTGCGCGGGCCTGGCTGCTCACGGTCGACGGGGCGCCGCAGTCGTACGTCGATCTCGATGATCCGGCACATCTGGAGTTCGAGTACGCGCGGCGGCTCGGGTATGTGCTGGATGCCGTGGCCGAGGCCGGGCGGGCGCTGGACGTGGTGCATCTGGGCGGGGGCGCGCTGACGCTGCCGCGGTATGTGGCGGCCACCCGGCTCGGCTCACGGCAGGACGTCGTCGAGGCCGACGCGGGGTTGCTGGACCTGGTCGCCGAGCATCTGCCGTTGCCGGCCGGCTCGGGTGTCGCACTGCACGCGGCCGACGCCCGGGCCTGGCTGGAGGGGGCGCCGGACGATCACGCCGACGTGCTGATCGCCGACGTCTTCGGCGGCTCCCGGGTGCCCGCCCATCTCACCACGCTGGCCTACGCCCGTGCGGCCGAGCGGGTGCTGCGGGCGGACGGTGTGTATCTGGCCAACCTGGCCGACCAGGCGCCGTTCGCCTTCCTGCGGTCCCAACTGGCCACGTTCGCCGAGCATTTCGAGGAGCTGGTGCTGATCGCCGAGCCCGGTGTGCTGCGCGGGCGGCGGTTCGGCAACGCGGTGCTGGCCGCCTCGCACCGGCCCCTGGACATCGCCGCCCTGGCCCGGCGCTGCGCGGCGGACGCGTTTCCCGCGCGGGTCGAACACGGGGCGGCGGTGCGGGAGTTCATCGACGGCGCGCGGGCGGTCGAGGAGGCGGACGCCGTGCCGTCGCCCGAGCCCCCGGCCGGGGCGTTCGGCATCGGCTGA
- the tuf gene encoding elongation factor Tu, with translation MSKTAYVRTKPHLNIGTMGHVDHGKTTLTAAITKVLAERGTGTFVPFDRIDRAPEEAARGITINIAHVEYETDTRHYAHVDMPGHADYIKNMVTGAAQLDGAILVVSALDGIMPQTAEHVLLARQVGVDHIVVALNKADGTQDEELIDLVELEVRDLLTAQGYPGDAVPVVRVSGLRALAGDPRWTASIEALLDAVDTYVPMPERYLDAPFLLPVENVLTITGRGTVVTGAVERGTLRLGDRVSVLGADIETVVTGLETFGKPMAEAQAGDNVAVLLRGVPRDAVRRGHVVAAPGSVVPARRFSARVYLLSGREGGRTTPVASGYRPQFYIRTADVVGDVDLGEAGAARPGDTVAMRVELGREVPLEPGLGFAIREGGRTVGAGTVTDVHNG, from the coding sequence ATGTCCAAAACGGCCTACGTGCGCACCAAGCCGCACCTGAACATCGGCACCATGGGTCATGTCGACCACGGCAAGACCACCCTGACCGCCGCCATCACCAAGGTCCTTGCCGAGCGCGGCACCGGCACGTTCGTCCCGTTCGACCGGATCGACCGGGCCCCGGAGGAGGCCGCCCGCGGCATCACCATCAACATCGCGCACGTCGAGTACGAGACCGACACCCGGCACTACGCCCACGTGGACATGCCGGGCCACGCCGACTACATCAAGAACATGGTCACCGGCGCCGCGCAGCTCGACGGGGCGATCCTCGTCGTCTCCGCGCTCGACGGGATCATGCCGCAGACCGCCGAGCACGTGCTGCTCGCCCGGCAGGTGGGCGTGGACCACATCGTCGTCGCGCTCAACAAGGCGGACGGCACACAGGACGAGGAGCTGATCGACCTGGTCGAGCTGGAGGTCCGCGACCTGCTCACGGCGCAGGGCTACCCCGGGGACGCCGTGCCGGTCGTACGGGTCTCCGGGCTCCGGGCGCTGGCGGGCGACCCGCGCTGGACGGCGTCGATCGAGGCGCTGCTCGACGCGGTGGACACCTACGTGCCCATGCCCGAGCGGTATCTGGACGCGCCGTTCCTGCTGCCCGTCGAGAACGTGCTCACCATCACCGGCCGGGGCACGGTGGTCACCGGCGCGGTGGAGCGGGGCACGCTCCGGCTGGGGGACCGGGTGTCCGTGCTGGGCGCCGACATCGAGACCGTCGTCACCGGGCTGGAGACGTTCGGCAAGCCGATGGCGGAGGCCCAGGCCGGGGACAACGTGGCGGTCCTGCTGCGGGGCGTGCCCCGGGACGCCGTCCGGCGCGGGCACGTCGTGGCGGCCCCGGGGAGCGTCGTGCCGGCCCGACGGTTCTCGGCGCGGGTGTATCTGCTGTCGGGACGCGAGGGCGGACGTACGACGCCGGTCGCGAGCGGGTACCGGCCGCAGTTCTACATCCGCACGGCGGACGTGGTCGGGGACGTCGACCTCGGTGAGGCCGGGGCCGCCCGGCCCGGCGACACCGTGGCGATGCGTGTCGAGCTGGGACGGGAGGTTCCCCTGGAGCCCGGTCTGGGGTTCGCCATCCGTGAGGGCGGGCGGACCGTGGGGGCGGGGACGGTGACCGATGTCCACAATGGATGA
- a CDS encoding DUF4442 domain-containing protein, translating to MTVESASMGEMLAAAVPMVRTLNLEFVEVTPERAVLRLPDQPDFHNHIGGPHAGAMFTLAESASGAIVLTAFGDQLSRAVPLAVRAEIDYKKLAMGAVTATATLGRPAAEVIAELDAGGRPEFPVSIAVQREDGAVTGEMTVVWTLRLNG from the coding sequence ATGACTGTTGAGAGCGCCTCGATGGGCGAGATGCTGGCCGCTGCGGTTCCGATGGTGCGGACGCTGAACCTGGAGTTCGTCGAGGTCACCCCGGAGCGTGCCGTGCTTCGGCTGCCGGACCAGCCGGACTTCCACAATCACATCGGCGGCCCCCATGCCGGCGCCATGTTCACTCTGGCCGAGTCCGCCAGTGGTGCCATCGTGCTCACGGCCTTCGGTGATCAGCTCTCGCGCGCGGTGCCGCTCGCGGTGCGGGCGGAGATCGACTACAAGAAGCTGGCCATGGGGGCGGTGACGGCCACGGCGACCCTGGGGCGCCCGGCGGCCGAGGTCATTGCCGAACTCGACGCGGGCGGGCGGCCGGAGTTTCCGGTCAGCATCGCCGTTCAACGCGAGGACGGGGCCGTCACGGGTGAGATGACCGTGGTGTGGACCTTGAGGCTGAACGGCTGA
- a CDS encoding winged helix-turn-helix transcriptional regulator codes for MAARKTTQDARPCSIADALALVGEKYSLLVLREVCLGNGRFDQLVRNIGAPRDILAARLRRLVDAGILTKRVYSERPQRFEYRATAAGLELEPVLMTLKEWGDRHLRQGTDLPMVVEHTCGHALVPVVTCQACGEEVHHEDLTAHPQAPGWTLKGPAVA; via the coding sequence ATGGCCGCCCGGAAGACCACGCAAGACGCCCGCCCCTGCTCCATCGCCGACGCCCTCGCGCTGGTCGGCGAGAAGTACTCCCTGCTCGTCCTGCGGGAGGTCTGCCTGGGCAACGGCCGTTTCGACCAGCTCGTGCGCAACATCGGCGCCCCGCGCGACATCCTGGCCGCCCGGCTGCGGCGGCTCGTGGACGCCGGGATCCTCACCAAGCGCGTCTACAGCGAGCGGCCGCAGCGCTTCGAGTACCGGGCGACGGCGGCGGGCCTGGAGCTGGAGCCGGTCCTGATGACGCTGAAGGAATGGGGCGACCGTCACCTGCGCCAGGGCACGGACCTGCCCATGGTCGTCGAGCACACCTGCGGCCACGCGCTGGTCCCGGTCGTCACCTGCCAGGCCTGCGGTGAGGAGGTCCACCACGAGGACCTCACGGCCCACCCCCAGGCCCCGGGCTGGACGCTCAAGGGCCCGGCCGTGGCGTGA
- a CDS encoding glutathione-independent formaldehyde dehydrogenase, producing the protein MKAVVYEEPFSVQVKDVEDPRIQHPNDVLVRVTSSAICGSDLHMYEGRTAAEAGIVFGHENLGIIEEVGAGVTSLSKGDRVVMPFNVACGFCKNCLAGKTGFCLTVNPGFAGGAYGYVAMGPYKGGQAELLRVPFADFNCLKLPVTDFETDFVLLADIFPTGYHGCELAQVSPGESVAVYGAGPVGLMAAYSALLRGASKVFSVDRVPERLAKAEGIGAIPIDFTKGDPAAQIKEQTGGEGTDKGVDAVGYQAQAHDASHEEPAIVLNELVETVRPTGMLGVPGLYVPSDPGGPDDHARHGQLLVSIGKMFEKGQQMGTGQCNVKRYNRQLRDLIIAGRAKPSFVVSHELPLDQAPQAYEKFDKRIEGYTKVVLHPGHALAA; encoded by the coding sequence ATGAAAGCCGTCGTCTACGAAGAACCCTTCAGCGTGCAGGTGAAGGATGTCGAGGATCCCAGGATCCAGCACCCCAACGATGTGCTCGTACGGGTCACGTCGTCCGCGATATGCGGCTCGGACCTGCACATGTACGAGGGCCGTACGGCGGCCGAGGCGGGCATCGTCTTCGGACACGAGAACCTCGGCATCATCGAGGAGGTCGGCGCCGGTGTGACGTCCCTGTCCAAGGGCGACCGGGTCGTGATGCCCTTCAACGTCGCCTGCGGATTCTGCAAGAACTGTCTCGCCGGGAAGACCGGCTTCTGCCTGACGGTCAACCCCGGATTCGCCGGCGGGGCCTACGGCTATGTGGCGATGGGCCCGTACAAGGGCGGTCAGGCCGAACTGCTGCGGGTGCCGTTCGCCGATTTCAACTGCCTGAAGCTGCCGGTGACCGACTTCGAGACCGACTTCGTGCTGCTGGCCGACATCTTCCCGACCGGCTACCACGGCTGCGAACTCGCCCAGGTGTCCCCCGGTGAGAGTGTGGCCGTCTACGGCGCCGGACCGGTGGGCCTGATGGCCGCCTACTCGGCGCTGCTGCGCGGTGCCTCGAAGGTCTTCTCCGTCGACCGGGTGCCGGAGCGGCTCGCCAAGGCCGAGGGGATCGGCGCCATCCCCATCGACTTCACCAAGGGCGACCCGGCGGCACAGATCAAGGAACAGACCGGAGGCGAGGGCACCGACAAGGGCGTCGACGCCGTCGGCTACCAGGCCCAGGCGCACGACGCCAGCCACGAGGAGCCCGCGATCGTCCTCAACGAACTCGTCGAGACGGTCCGGCCCACCGGCATGCTCGGCGTGCCGGGCCTGTACGTGCCGTCCGACCCGGGCGGACCCGACGATCACGCCAGGCACGGCCAACTGCTCGTCTCCATCGGCAAGATGTTCGAGAAGGGCCAGCAGATGGGCACCGGCCAGTGCAACGTCAAGCGGTACAACCGCCAGCTGCGCGACCTGATCATCGCCGGGCGGGCCAAGCCGAGCTTCGTGGTCTCCCACGAGCTGCCGCTGGACCAGGCGCCGCAGGCGTACGAGAAGTTCGACAAGCGGATCGAGGGCTACACCAAGGTGGTCCTGCACCCCGGTCACGCGCTCGCCGCGTGA
- a CDS encoding thiolase family protein — protein sequence MRDAVIVEAVRTPIGKGKPNGSLAHVHPVQLLAHTLRTLVERSGVDPARIDDVIGGTVDQVGEQAMNTTRYAVLAAGFPESVPATTVDRQCGSSQQAVHFAAQGVISGAYDLVVACGVESMSRVPMWSNVPEGKDPFGPGVAERYPEGLVPQGISAELIAAKWSLTRAQMDEFAVSSHHKAAQAWANGLFDAEIAPLDAVSRDECVRPGSTPEILAGLKPAYHDPGFAERFPQIEWNITAGNASPVNDGASAVLITSGETAARLGLRPLARLHSFAVTGSDPLLMLTGVVPATEKVLRKAGLSIDDIDLFEVNEAFASVVLAWQQETGADLARVNVHGGAIALGHPLGASGTRLTTTLVHAMRGRGARFGLQTMCEAGGLANAMILEGV from the coding sequence ATGCGCGACGCAGTGATCGTCGAAGCGGTACGCACCCCCATCGGCAAGGGCAAGCCGAACGGCTCCCTCGCCCACGTCCACCCCGTGCAGCTCCTCGCCCACACCCTGCGCACCCTGGTCGAGCGCTCCGGCGTCGACCCGGCCCGCATCGACGACGTCATCGGCGGCACCGTCGACCAGGTCGGCGAGCAGGCCATGAACACCACCCGGTACGCCGTCCTCGCGGCCGGGTTCCCCGAGTCGGTCCCGGCGACCACTGTGGACCGCCAGTGCGGCTCCTCCCAGCAGGCCGTGCACTTCGCCGCGCAGGGCGTGATCTCCGGCGCCTACGACCTCGTCGTCGCCTGCGGGGTGGAGTCGATGAGCCGGGTGCCGATGTGGTCCAACGTGCCCGAGGGAAAAGACCCGTTCGGGCCCGGCGTCGCCGAGCGCTACCCGGAGGGCCTGGTCCCGCAGGGCATCAGCGCCGAGCTGATCGCCGCCAAGTGGTCCCTCACGCGGGCGCAGATGGACGAGTTCGCCGTCTCCTCGCACCACAAGGCGGCCCAGGCATGGGCGAACGGCCTGTTCGACGCGGAGATCGCCCCGCTCGACGCCGTCAGCCGCGACGAGTGCGTACGGCCCGGCAGCACCCCGGAGATCCTCGCCGGCCTCAAGCCCGCCTACCACGACCCCGGCTTCGCCGAGCGCTTCCCGCAGATCGAGTGGAACATCACCGCGGGCAACGCGAGCCCCGTCAACGACGGCGCCTCCGCCGTCCTGATCACCTCCGGCGAGACCGCGGCCCGCCTCGGCCTGCGCCCGCTGGCCCGCCTGCACAGCTTCGCCGTCACCGGCTCCGACCCGCTGCTGATGCTCACCGGGGTCGTCCCGGCCACCGAGAAGGTGCTGCGCAAGGCCGGGCTGAGCATCGACGACATCGACCTCTTCGAGGTCAACGAGGCCTTCGCCAGCGTCGTACTGGCCTGGCAGCAGGAGACCGGCGCCGACCTGGCCCGGGTCAACGTGCACGGCGGCGCCATCGCCCTCGGCCACCCGCTCGGCGCCAGCGGCACCCGCCTGACCACCACCCTGGTCCACGCGATGCGCGGTCGCGGCGCTCGCTTCGGCCTGCAGACCATGTGCGAGGCGGGCGGACTCGCCAACGCCATGATCCTCGAAGGAGTCTGA
- a CDS encoding TVP38/TMEM64 family protein — protein sequence MLDAHRSGTAMASPGLAARCTRALLSPYARLSLLLALLAGAGAAVLVFEPQRLLTHGWPPQLGGAAAALVFGAAYGLCTVAFVPRPLLNLAAGALFGSQLGLATALAGTVLGAGVAFGLGRLLGQGALRPLLRGRWLTAADGQLSRHGFRSMLAARLFPGVPFWAANYCAAVSRMGWWPFLLATAVGSIPNTAAYAVAGARASAPTSPAFLIAMAGIAVPALLGTVVAWRKRHHLRGR from the coding sequence ATGCTCGATGCCCACCGCTCTGGCACCGCCATGGCCTCTCCGGGACTCGCCGCCCGCTGCACCCGCGCGCTGTTGTCCCCGTACGCCCGGCTGTCGCTGCTGCTCGCCCTGCTGGCGGGGGCCGGCGCGGCGGTGCTGGTGTTCGAGCCGCAGCGGCTGCTGACCCACGGCTGGCCGCCGCAGCTGGGCGGGGCCGCGGCGGCCCTGGTGTTCGGGGCGGCGTACGGGCTGTGCACCGTGGCGTTCGTGCCGCGGCCGTTGCTGAACCTGGCGGCGGGCGCGCTGTTCGGCTCCCAGCTGGGGCTGGCGACGGCGCTGGCGGGCACGGTGCTCGGGGCCGGGGTGGCCTTCGGACTCGGCCGGCTCCTCGGGCAGGGCGCGCTGCGTCCGCTGCTGCGGGGCCGCTGGCTGACGGCGGCCGACGGGCAGCTGAGCCGGCACGGCTTCCGGTCGATGCTGGCGGCCCGGCTGTTCCCCGGAGTGCCGTTCTGGGCGGCGAACTACTGCGCGGCCGTCTCCCGCATGGGCTGGTGGCCGTTCCTGCTGGCCACGGCGGTCGGGTCGATTCCGAACACCGCCGCCTACGCGGTCGCCGGCGCCCGCGCCTCGGCACCGACCTCCCCCGCCTTCCTGATCGCGATGGCCGGTATCGCCGTACCGGCGCTGCTGGGCACGGTGGTGGCCTGGCGCAAGCGGCACCACCTGCGCGGCCGGTAG